A DNA window from Synchiropus splendidus isolate RoL2022-P1 chromosome 2, RoL_Sspl_1.0, whole genome shotgun sequence contains the following coding sequences:
- the LOC128753792 gene encoding histone H2B 1/2 — protein sequence MPEPAKSAPKKGSKKAVTKTAGKGGKKKKRTRKESYAIYVYKVLKQVHPDTGISSKAMSIMNSFVNDIFERIAGEASRLAHYNKRSTISSREIQTAVRLLLPGELAKHAVSEGTKAVTKYTSSK from the coding sequence ATGCCTGAACCAGCAAAGTCCGCGCCCAAGAAGGGCTCCAAGAAAGCCGTGACCAAGACCGCCGGCAAAGGaggcaaaaagaagaagaggaccagGAAGGAGAGCTACGCCATCTACGTGTACAAGGTGCTCAAGCAGGTCCACCCCGACACCGGCATCTCGTCCAAGGCCATGAGCATCATGAATTCGTTCGTCAACGACATCTTCGAGCGCATCGCTGGAGAAGCTTCTCGCCTGGCTCACTACAACAAGCGCTCCACCATCTCTTCCCGGGAGATCCAGACCGCCGTGCGCCTGCTCCTCCCCGGTGAGCTGGCCAAGCACGCCGTGTCCGAGGGAACCAAGGCCGTCACCAAGTACACCAGCTCTAAGTGA
- the LOC128754843 gene encoding histone H1-like yields MAEVAPASAAAPAKAAKKKKSTKPAKSGPSVGELIVKAVSASKERSGVSLAAIKKALAAGGYDVEKNKARVKTAVKKLVTAGTLAQTKGTGASGSFKMSKKEAPKAKKAAPKAKKAAAKKPAAAKKPKSPAKKPAAAKKSPKKAAKKPAAKKVATKSPKKAAAKKPAKSPKKAAKKPAAKKTPVKKAAKPKAKKAAPKKK; encoded by the coding sequence ATGGCAGAAGTCGCCCCAGCATCAGCAGCCGCTCCGGCCAAGGCCgccaagaagaaaaagagcacAAAACCCGCCAAGAGCGGCCCCAGCGTCGGCGAGCTTATTGTCAAGGCTGTGTCCGCCTCCAAGGAGCGTAGCGGTGTGTCACTAGCCGCCATCAAGAAAGCTCTGGCCGCCGGTGGATacgatgtggagaagaacaagGCTCGTGTAAAGACCGCCGTGAAGAAGCTGGTCACTGCTGGAACCCTGGCCCAGACCAAAGGCACTGGAGCTTCTGGCTCCTTCAAGATGAGTAAGAAAGAAGCTCCAAAAGCCAAGAAAGCCGCTCCCAAAGCCAAGAAGGCCGCCGCCAAGAAACCCGCAGCAGCCAAGAAGCCCAAGAGCCCAGCGAAGAAGCCGGCGGCCGCTAAGAAATCTCCGAAGAAGGCGGCCAAGAAGCCCGCAGCAAAGAAGGTGGCGACAAAGAGCCCCAAGAAAGCTGCTGCCAAGAAACCCGCCAAGAGCCCCAAGAAGGCGGCTAAGAAGCCTGCAGCCAAGAAAACTCCAGTCAAGAAGGCCGCCAAGCCTAAAGCCAAGAAGGCAGCACCCAAGAAGAAGTAG